The genomic DNA CATCATCGCGCTGATCCTGATCCGCCAGAAGAACCACCCGCGCAAGGCCGCCGGCATCCACGGCCGCCGCAGCCGGTTCTTCGGCTCGACCTGGTGGCAGGCCTACTACGTCGAGGCGACGATCCTCGGCGTCACGATCATGATCCTGCTGCTGCGCTCGCTCGAGGCGCGCATGGTTCAGATCCAGAACCCCGAGGAGAGCCTGGCCCTGCACTTCCCGCTGACCGGCTGGATGGCGGGCATGTGGACCCGGTTCGGCGCGGGCACGGAGGCGCTCCCGCAGCTGTACGAGGCCATCTACATCTTCGCGATGCTCAAGATCCTCATCAGCTTCGCCTGGATGATCGTCATCTCCTGCCAGCCCACCATGGGTGTCGCGTGGCACCGGTTCCTCGCCTTCGTCAACATCTGGTTCAAGCGCGAGGCCTCCGGCCGTACGGCGCTCGGCGCGGTGCGCCCGATGCTGTCCCCCGCCGGCACGCCGATGACGCTGGCCGACATCGAGGCCATGGGCGAGGAGGAGCCCGCCGAGGGTGAAGAGCCGGCCGAGCCCCGGATGGGCGTCGGCAAGGCCGAGGACTTCTCGTGGAAGTCGCTGCTCGACTTCACCACCTGCACCGAGTGCGGCCGCTGCCAGAGCCAGTGCCCGGCATGGAACACCGACAAGCCGCTGTCCCCGAAGCTGCTGGTCATGACGCTGCGCGACCACGCGCACGAGAAGGCGCCGTGGATCCTCGCCAGCGAGGACACCCGCCACGACGAGCCCAAGCACATCAAGCGGCTGGAAGAGATCCCCCTGATCGGCGACACGGGCTACGAGGAGAAGTACCCCCTCGGGGCGTACGACGCCCTCGGCCCGGACGCGATCATCGACACCGACGTGCTGTGGAGCTGCACCACCTGTGGCGCCTGCGTCGAGCAGTGCCCCGTCGACATCGAGCACGTCGACTCGATCATCGACATGCGCCGCCACCAGGTGCTCATCGAGTCGGCCTTCCCCGGCGAGCTGGGCGGGCTGTTCAAGAACATGGAGGGCAAGGGCAACCCCTGGGGCATGGCGCCCAAGGCCCGGATGGACTGGACGAAGGGGCTGGCGTTCGACGTACCGGTCGTCGGCGCCGACGTCGAGGACCTCTCGGCCGTCGACTACCTGTTCTGGGTGGGCTGCGCCGGGGCGTACGAAGACCGCGCCAAGAAGACCACCCGCGCCGTCGCGGAACTGCTGCACACGGCCGGGGTGACGTTCGCGGTCCTCGGCGAGGGCGAGTCCTGCACCGGCGACTCGGCCCGCCGCGCCGGCAACGAGATCCTGTTCCAGATGCTGGCGTCGCAGAACATCGAGATCCTGAACGAGTCCAAGGCGACCAAGATCGTCGTGACCTGCCCGCACTGCCTGAACACGCTCAAGAACGAGTACCCGATGTTCGGCGGGAACTACGAGGTCATCCACCACACCCAGCTGCTCAACCGGTTGGTGCGCGAGCGCAAGCTGACCCCGGTGTCGCGCCCGGATGTGGCCTCGACCAAGGATGTCGCCTCGACCGGCCGGTCGGTGACCTACCACGACCCGTGCTACCTGGGCCGGCACAACCACGTGTACGCCCCGCCGCGCGAGCTGCTCGGCGCCCTGCCCGGGGTCTCCTACGCGGAGATGGCCCGGTCCAAGGAGAAGTCCTTCTGCTGCGGCGCCGGTGGCGCGCGCATGTGGATGGAGGAGAAGCTCGGCGAGCGGATCAACGCCAACCGTACGGCGGAGGCAGTCGCCACCGGCGCCGACCGTATCGCCATCGGCTGCCCGTTCTGCCGCGTGATGCTCTCGGATGGGCTGAACGCGCAGAAGGAGAACGGTACGGCGCGTGCCGAGGTCGAGGTCGTCGACGTCGCCCAGATGCTGCTTGCGGCAGTGCGCGCCCCCGTCGAGCGGGCGCCCGAGGTGGCGAGCGCCCCCGCCGGGGCGGCCCCCGGCGCGTCGGCGCCGGCCCCGGCGGGCGAGTTCGCCGACGAGGTCGAGGCCGCCAAGGCGGCCGGCGAGACCGACGCGGACACCTCCGGAGCCAACGCCGAAGACACCGCGGCTGCTCCCGCCCCCGCCGAGGCCGTCGAGCGCGCTGAAGAGGAGGCCAAGCAGGCCCCCGTCGGCGGCGGCGAGACGGACGAGACCGAGGCCACCGAGCCTGCGGAAGCGGCCGGGGCCGAGTCTGAGGCTGCGCCCGAGGCCAAGGCGGCGGAACCCGCGCCGACTGAGGCTGAGGCTGCGCCGGAGGCCGAGGCGAAGCCCGCGGGCGCCATGCCCAAGGGCAAGATGTCGGCGGCCGAGGCACTCGCGGCCATGGGTGGCGCGGCCGCCGCCGGCGGCGTCGCCGCCCAGGCGGCGGACCAACCCGAGCGGGCCGAAGCGAAGGCCGATGCCGAGGCCGACGTGGCCGAGGCTAAGGCCGAGCCGGAGGTCACCGCGGAGGCACCGGCGGCTGCTGAGGCGGCCGAGGAACCGACGCCCGCGGCAACCGGGGCACCGGCTGAGGCCGCCGCCCCGGCGAAGGCGGCCCCGTCAGCCAGCGGCGCGGCCGCGTGGGCGGCGCTGCGCGAGAAGCTGGGCGACCGGAAGATGATGCCGGCCTCCGAGGCGCTCGCCGTCCTGGGTGCCGCGCCGGCCGCAGCCGCACCTGCCGCGGCACCGGCCGAAGCTGAGGCCGCCCCCGCTGAGGCCGCCCCTGTTGCGCCCGAGCCCGAGCCGGCCGCCGAGGCCGAGGCGCCCGAGGCCAAGCCGGAGCCGGCCGAGCCCGAGTCGGCTCAGCCCGCGGCCGTGGCGGAGGCCCCGCCGGCAGAGGCTGCTTCTGCACCCGAGGCAAAGGCCGAGGCACCTACCCCGGAGCCGAAGCCGGAGGCCCCCGCGGCCAAGGCTGCTGCGGCGGCAGCGCCGGTCGCCGGTGCCGTAGCCACTGGCGGGGCGGCGGCCTGGTCCGCGCTCCGGGAGAAGATCGGTGACCGGAAGATGATCCCGGCCTCGGAGGCCATGTCCGTGCTGGGCAGC from Austwickia sp. includes the following:
- a CDS encoding 4Fe-4S dicluster domain-containing protein, whose protein sequence is MSALQITAIVLCLIVPSLGWILLFRRVWKYSQVFRMGTADPTRTDRPLQRTWVVIKEFLFHTRMKRLPIVSLAHWFVAVSFFVLFSTLVNAFFQLVWPEFRLPIIGHFPPFEWLVELLGWGGLVGIIALILIRQKNHPRKAAGIHGRRSRFFGSTWWQAYYVEATILGVTIMILLLRSLEARMVQIQNPEESLALHFPLTGWMAGMWTRFGAGTEALPQLYEAIYIFAMLKILISFAWMIVISCQPTMGVAWHRFLAFVNIWFKREASGRTALGAVRPMLSPAGTPMTLADIEAMGEEEPAEGEEPAEPRMGVGKAEDFSWKSLLDFTTCTECGRCQSQCPAWNTDKPLSPKLLVMTLRDHAHEKAPWILASEDTRHDEPKHIKRLEEIPLIGDTGYEEKYPLGAYDALGPDAIIDTDVLWSCTTCGACVEQCPVDIEHVDSIIDMRRHQVLIESAFPGELGGLFKNMEGKGNPWGMAPKARMDWTKGLAFDVPVVGADVEDLSAVDYLFWVGCAGAYEDRAKKTTRAVAELLHTAGVTFAVLGEGESCTGDSARRAGNEILFQMLASQNIEILNESKATKIVVTCPHCLNTLKNEYPMFGGNYEVIHHTQLLNRLVRERKLTPVSRPDVASTKDVASTGRSVTYHDPCYLGRHNHVYAPPRELLGALPGVSYAEMARSKEKSFCCGAGGARMWMEEKLGERINANRTAEAVATGADRIAIGCPFCRVMLSDGLNAQKENGTARAEVEVVDVAQMLLAAVRAPVERAPEVASAPAGAAPGASAPAPAGEFADEVEAAKAAGETDADTSGANAEDTAAAPAPAEAVERAEEEAKQAPVGGGETDETEATEPAEAAGAESEAAPEAKAAEPAPTEAEAAPEAEAKPAGAMPKGKMSAAEALAAMGGAAAAGGVAAQAADQPERAEAKADAEADVAEAKAEPEVTAEAPAAAEAAEEPTPAATGAPAEAAAPAKAAPSASGAAAWAALREKLGDRKMMPASEALAVLGAAPAAAAPAAAPAEAEAAPAEAAPVAPEPEPAAEAEAPEAKPEPAEPESAQPAAVAEAPPAEAASAPEAKAEAPTPEPKPEAPAAKAAAAAAPVAGAVATGGAAAWSALREKIGDRKMIPASEAMSVLGSLPADVKAAEPEPTPEPAAAAPEPAAEPAAQVKAEPTPEPEAKSAPEPDATPEPAAEPTAEVAAQPAPEPEAQPEPAPAAKKPVKLASVLKKSGAAAAAGATAAAAASAATDDKPEAKAAPEPEAKAAPEPEAKAAPEPEAKEAPEPEPKAAPEPEPKPAPAAEAAEQSAAAAAAPAQPAASNGQWAKLREALGDRTTMPASEAMKILGG